A single window of Triplophysa rosa linkage group LG2, Trosa_1v2, whole genome shotgun sequence DNA harbors:
- the ssh1a gene encoding protein phosphatase Slingshot homolog 1 isoform X3, with protein sequence MAYSCIPLLRLTETTSNKRTCLLNVVTGVISLMFDLRDTHRKPTERERTECLIKTKLRSIMMCQDLENITSKEIRNELEQLMNRNLKEYKEFIDNEMLLILGQMDKATLIFDHLYLGSEWNASNLEELQETGVGYILNVTREIDNFFPGTFCYHNVRVYDDEATDLLAHWNDTYNFIIKAKKNQSKCLVHCKMGVSRSASTVIAYAMKEYGWSLEKAYNFVKQKRSITRPNASFMRQMAEYEGILDASKQRHNRLWHPDSECDHPDCQQATAPCCSNAEGITHNPTTPGITVCCEPTAHSSPISLDLDPAHPQNFHYYFRCLSDSALDSEPSTPIHAPPLVDVNRVYIEVADVEKDALLDENLPLPHFSVPGDGTAAQTCSRGAEPLEELRLRLEFSTVQEEDEEVAQKELEEMESLAEGAKRGGGKENEKPSDERGIDLASLNHMCNENSNNNNHLRTQHNLTESAHLKLNAKARPGPGPGSPFISKPTQSALLEANRQGLAPLPLHSVPSISIQTPPCANSVTAKCGKLASDVCLDANAMPFGNTDKPESKSLDQDNGTSLLENKVEGDVMQRETDAKGSENERDVKSLESACTSQQQETLKQLQRSGLVRRRTERLEKLSGLFQERARANEQRGACSSKSEDATNNSIDTDPYQRCFGTRTDFSTEAAVPLTNETLLATLGSGGLTPVSSPHGSTLTRSSSSDSIRSVRGKPGLVRQRAQEIEARMRLAGLTVPSRLKRSNSLAKLGSLTFSSEDLCSACSSDAGTLLMLSLSPEPERSVSPDWVRPWPSSPPSTSTNMDLLNQGDAGPGESRS encoded by the exons ATGGCTTATTCTTGCATTCCTCTCTTGCGACTGACCGAGACTACAAGCAACAAGCGGACGTGTTTGTTGAACGTTGTCACGGGtgtaatctcattgatgtttgATCTGCGTGATACACACAGGAA GCCGACGGAGAGAGAAAGAACCGAATGCTTAATCAAAACCAAACTCAGGAGCATCATGATGTGCCAGGACCTGGAAAACATCACGTCCAAAGAG ATTCGTAATGAGCTGGAGCAGCTGATGAACCGTAATCTGAAGGAGTATAAAGAGTTCATAGACAACGAGATGCTGCTTATCCTTGGCCAGATGGACAAAGCCACTCTCATCTTTGACCATCTTTATCTG GGCTCTGAATGGAATGCTTCCAATCTAGAGGAACTACAGGAAACTGG GGTGGGCTATATCCTAAATGTTACGAGGGAAATAGATAACTTCTTTCCGGGTACATTCTGCTACCATAACGTCCGAGTGTACGACGACGAGGCCACAGATTTGCTGGCACACTGGAATGATACCTACAACTTCATTATCAAAGCAAA GAAGAATCAGTCCAAATGTTTGGTTCACTGTAAGATGGGTGTAAGCCGCTCGGCCTCCACAGTTATAGCCTATGCTATGAAAGAATACGGCTGGTCTTTGGAGAAGGCTTATAACTTTGTCAAACAGAAGCGCAGTATCACTCGCCCCAACGCCAGCTTCATGAGACAGATGGCGGAGTATGAGGGCATACTGGATGCCAG TAAACAGCGGCATAACCGTCTCTGGCATCCTGATTCAGAATGTGATCACCCCGACTGCCAGCAGGCCACTGCCCCATGCTGTTCAAACGCTGAGGGCATCACCCACAACCCCACAACTCCTGGAATAACAGTTTGCTGTGAGCCCACGGCCCACTCGTCTCCGATTAGCCTGGATCTGGACCCCGCCCACCCACAAAACTTCCACTACTACTTCCGCTGTCTGTCCGACTCCGCCCTCGACAGCGAACCATCAACTCCAATCCATGCACCACCTTTGGTAGATGTGAATCGTGTGTACATCGAGGTTGCAGATGTGGAGAAAGATGCGCTTCTTGATGAAAATCTTCCTTTACCCCACTTTTCCGTTCCTGGGGACGGTACGGCCGCTCAGACGTGTTCCCGAGGGGCGGAGCCTCTGGAGGAACTGCGTTTGCGGTTGGAGTTCAGCACGGTGCAGGAGGAGGATGAGGAGGTAGCTCAGAAGGAGCTAGAGGAGATGGAGTCGTTAGCAGAAGGAGCAAAGAGAGGAGGAGGAAAAGAAAACGAAAAGCCGTCGGATGAAAGAGGGATCGATCTGGCGAGCCTGAACCATATGTGCAATGAGAATTCCAACAACAACAATCACCTCAGaacacaacacaatctcact GAAAGTGCCCATCTGAAGCTGAATGCTAAGGCTAGGCCTGGTCCTGGTCCTGGCTCGCCGTTCATTTCCAAGCCCACCCAGAGTGCTCTGTTAGAGGCTAACAGACAAGGCCTTGCCCCTTTACCCCTCCACAGCGTGCCCAGTATCTCCATTCAAACACCACCCTGTGCCAACTCTGTGACAGCCAAGTGTGGCAAGCTTGCCTCTGATGTGTGCCTTGATGCCAATGCAATGCCCTTTGGAAATACTGACAAACCAGAAAGCAAATCCCTTGACCAGGATAATGGGACATCGCTGCTGGAGAACAAGGTGGAAGGAGATGTAATGCAAAGAGAGACTGATGCAAAGGGTTCCGAGAATGAGAGAGATGTCAAAAGTTTGGAGTCTGCCTGCACATCACAACAACAAGAAACTCTGAAGCAGTTGCAAAGGTCCGGACTGGTTCGCCGTCGCACAGAGCGCTTGGAAAAACTCTCCGGGCTTTTCCAGGAGCGTGCACGTGCCAATGAGCAACGAGGTGCTTGTTCTAGCAAATCTGAGGATGCAACCAACAATTCGATTGATACGGACCCATACCAGAGGTGTTTCGGAACACGGACAGATTTCTCTACTGAAGCGGCAGTGCCATTGACGAACGAGACCTTGCTGGCCACTTTAGGTTCGGGCGGACTGACGCCCGTCTCGTCCCCGCACGGTTCCACGCTCACCCGCAGCTCCAGTAGCGACAGCATCCGCAGCGTCCGGGGGAAACCAGGACTCGTGCGTCAACGTGCGCAGGAAATCGAGGCTCGAATGCGTCTAGCGGGACTTACCGTACCGTCACGACTTAAGCGTTCCAACTCTCTCGCCAAACTGGGCAGCCTCACGTTCTCCTCGGAGGACTTATGTTCGGCGTGCTCCTCCGACGCAGGAACGCTACTAATGCTCTCGCTGTCTCCAGAGCCTGAACGCTCAGTCAGCCCAGACTGGGTCAGACCTTGGCCATCTTCCCCTCCCTCGACGTCCACCAATATGGACCTTTTAAACCAAGGAGATGCGGGACCTGGGGAGTCTAGGAGCTGA
- the ssh1a gene encoding protein phosphatase Slingshot homolog 1 isoform X1, which yields MALVTLQRSPTPSAASTSSTATAGEDFGSDDERRLNQSLSESFFMVKGAALFLQQGSCPQGQRGHPHHKHAGDLPQHLQVMINILRSEDRIKLAVRLESAWSDRVRYMVVVYTSGRQDTEEHILLGMDFSNKDSKNCSIGMVLPLWSDTKIHLDGDGGFSVTTAGRTHIFKPVSVQAMWSALQILHKACEVSRRFNYFPGGMTLTWMGYYESCIGSDQSCVNEWNAMQDLETLRPDSPAVFVDKPTERERTECLIKTKLRSIMMCQDLENITSKEIRNELEQLMNRNLKEYKEFIDNEMLLILGQMDKATLIFDHLYLGSEWNASNLEELQETGVGYILNVTREIDNFFPGTFCYHNVRVYDDEATDLLAHWNDTYNFIIKAKKNQSKCLVHCKMGVSRSASTVIAYAMKEYGWSLEKAYNFVKQKRSITRPNASFMRQMAEYEGILDASKQRHNRLWHPDSECDHPDCQQATAPCCSNAEGITHNPTTPGITVCCEPTAHSSPISLDLDPAHPQNFHYYFRCLSDSALDSEPSTPIHAPPLVDVNRVYIEVADVEKDALLDENLPLPHFSVPGDGTAAQTCSRGAEPLEELRLRLEFSTVQEEDEEVAQKELEEMESLAEGAKRGGGKENEKPSDERGIDLASLNHMCNENSNNNNHLRTQHNLTESAHLKLNAKARPGPGPGSPFISKPTQSALLEANRQGLAPLPLHSVPSISIQTPPCANSVTAKCGKLASDVCLDANAMPFGNTDKPESKSLDQDNGTSLLENKVEGDVMQRETDAKGSENERDVKSLESACTSQQQETLKQLQRSGLVRRRTERLEKLSGLFQERARANEQRGACSSKSEDATNNSIDTDPYQRCFGTRTDFSTEAAVPLTNETLLATLGSGGLTPVSSPHGSTLTRSSSSDSIRSVRGKPGLVRQRAQEIEARMRLAGLTVPSRLKRSNSLAKLGSLTFSSEDLCSACSSDAGTLLMLSLSPEPERSVSPDWVRPWPSSPPSTSTNMDLLNQGDAGPGESRS from the exons TCTAAGCGAGAGTTTCTTCATGGTGAAGGGGGCTGCTCTGTTTCTTCAGCAGGGAAGTTGTCCACAGGGTCAGAGAGGTCACCCGCATCACAAACATGCAG GTGACTTACCTCAGCATTTGCAGGTGATGATCAACATTCTTCGCTCTGAGGATCGGATCAAACTG GCGGTGCGTTTGGAGAGCGCGTGGTCGGATCGTGTGCGATATATGGTGGTGGTCTACACCAGCGGTCGACAGGACACAGAAGAACACATACTGCTGGGCATGGACTTCAGCAACAAAGACAG TAAGAACTGTTCCATTGGGATGGTGCTGCCCCTGTGGAGTGATACCAAGATTCATTTAGATGGAGATGG CGGCTTCAGTGTGACTACGGCGGGGCGCACGCACATCTTCAAGCCCGTGTCAGTCCAGGCCATGTG GTCGGCACTACAGATCCTACACAAGGCGTGTGAGGTATCACGCAGGTTTAACTACTTTCCCGGTGGCATGACCCTCACGTGGATGGGCTACTATGAGAGCTGTATCGGCTCCGACCAGAGCTGCGTCAACGAGTGGAACGCCATGCAAGACCTGGAAACATTACGACCGGATTCTCCCGCAGTCTTCGTAGACAA GCCGACGGAGAGAGAAAGAACCGAATGCTTAATCAAAACCAAACTCAGGAGCATCATGATGTGCCAGGACCTGGAAAACATCACGTCCAAAGAG ATTCGTAATGAGCTGGAGCAGCTGATGAACCGTAATCTGAAGGAGTATAAAGAGTTCATAGACAACGAGATGCTGCTTATCCTTGGCCAGATGGACAAAGCCACTCTCATCTTTGACCATCTTTATCTG GGCTCTGAATGGAATGCTTCCAATCTAGAGGAACTACAGGAAACTGG GGTGGGCTATATCCTAAATGTTACGAGGGAAATAGATAACTTCTTTCCGGGTACATTCTGCTACCATAACGTCCGAGTGTACGACGACGAGGCCACAGATTTGCTGGCACACTGGAATGATACCTACAACTTCATTATCAAAGCAAA GAAGAATCAGTCCAAATGTTTGGTTCACTGTAAGATGGGTGTAAGCCGCTCGGCCTCCACAGTTATAGCCTATGCTATGAAAGAATACGGCTGGTCTTTGGAGAAGGCTTATAACTTTGTCAAACAGAAGCGCAGTATCACTCGCCCCAACGCCAGCTTCATGAGACAGATGGCGGAGTATGAGGGCATACTGGATGCCAG TAAACAGCGGCATAACCGTCTCTGGCATCCTGATTCAGAATGTGATCACCCCGACTGCCAGCAGGCCACTGCCCCATGCTGTTCAAACGCTGAGGGCATCACCCACAACCCCACAACTCCTGGAATAACAGTTTGCTGTGAGCCCACGGCCCACTCGTCTCCGATTAGCCTGGATCTGGACCCCGCCCACCCACAAAACTTCCACTACTACTTCCGCTGTCTGTCCGACTCCGCCCTCGACAGCGAACCATCAACTCCAATCCATGCACCACCTTTGGTAGATGTGAATCGTGTGTACATCGAGGTTGCAGATGTGGAGAAAGATGCGCTTCTTGATGAAAATCTTCCTTTACCCCACTTTTCCGTTCCTGGGGACGGTACGGCCGCTCAGACGTGTTCCCGAGGGGCGGAGCCTCTGGAGGAACTGCGTTTGCGGTTGGAGTTCAGCACGGTGCAGGAGGAGGATGAGGAGGTAGCTCAGAAGGAGCTAGAGGAGATGGAGTCGTTAGCAGAAGGAGCAAAGAGAGGAGGAGGAAAAGAAAACGAAAAGCCGTCGGATGAAAGAGGGATCGATCTGGCGAGCCTGAACCATATGTGCAATGAGAATTCCAACAACAACAATCACCTCAGaacacaacacaatctcact GAAAGTGCCCATCTGAAGCTGAATGCTAAGGCTAGGCCTGGTCCTGGTCCTGGCTCGCCGTTCATTTCCAAGCCCACCCAGAGTGCTCTGTTAGAGGCTAACAGACAAGGCCTTGCCCCTTTACCCCTCCACAGCGTGCCCAGTATCTCCATTCAAACACCACCCTGTGCCAACTCTGTGACAGCCAAGTGTGGCAAGCTTGCCTCTGATGTGTGCCTTGATGCCAATGCAATGCCCTTTGGAAATACTGACAAACCAGAAAGCAAATCCCTTGACCAGGATAATGGGACATCGCTGCTGGAGAACAAGGTGGAAGGAGATGTAATGCAAAGAGAGACTGATGCAAAGGGTTCCGAGAATGAGAGAGATGTCAAAAGTTTGGAGTCTGCCTGCACATCACAACAACAAGAAACTCTGAAGCAGTTGCAAAGGTCCGGACTGGTTCGCCGTCGCACAGAGCGCTTGGAAAAACTCTCCGGGCTTTTCCAGGAGCGTGCACGTGCCAATGAGCAACGAGGTGCTTGTTCTAGCAAATCTGAGGATGCAACCAACAATTCGATTGATACGGACCCATACCAGAGGTGTTTCGGAACACGGACAGATTTCTCTACTGAAGCGGCAGTGCCATTGACGAACGAGACCTTGCTGGCCACTTTAGGTTCGGGCGGACTGACGCCCGTCTCGTCCCCGCACGGTTCCACGCTCACCCGCAGCTCCAGTAGCGACAGCATCCGCAGCGTCCGGGGGAAACCAGGACTCGTGCGTCAACGTGCGCAGGAAATCGAGGCTCGAATGCGTCTAGCGGGACTTACCGTACCGTCACGACTTAAGCGTTCCAACTCTCTCGCCAAACTGGGCAGCCTCACGTTCTCCTCGGAGGACTTATGTTCGGCGTGCTCCTCCGACGCAGGAACGCTACTAATGCTCTCGCTGTCTCCAGAGCCTGAACGCTCAGTCAGCCCAGACTGGGTCAGACCTTGGCCATCTTCCCCTCCCTCGACGTCCACCAATATGGACCTTTTAAACCAAGGAGATGCGGGACCTGGGGAGTCTAGGAGCTGA
- the ssh1a gene encoding protein phosphatase Slingshot homolog 1 isoform X2: MHLVVDSCQDVVLKMMPYFVDNAFVTQSQIYHILSESFFMVKGAALFLQQGSCPQGQRGHPHHKHAGDLPQHLQVMINILRSEDRIKLAVRLESAWSDRVRYMVVVYTSGRQDTEEHILLGMDFSNKDSKNCSIGMVLPLWSDTKIHLDGDGGFSVTTAGRTHIFKPVSVQAMWSALQILHKACEVSRRFNYFPGGMTLTWMGYYESCIGSDQSCVNEWNAMQDLETLRPDSPAVFVDKPTERERTECLIKTKLRSIMMCQDLENITSKEIRNELEQLMNRNLKEYKEFIDNEMLLILGQMDKATLIFDHLYLGSEWNASNLEELQETGVGYILNVTREIDNFFPGTFCYHNVRVYDDEATDLLAHWNDTYNFIIKAKKNQSKCLVHCKMGVSRSASTVIAYAMKEYGWSLEKAYNFVKQKRSITRPNASFMRQMAEYEGILDASKQRHNRLWHPDSECDHPDCQQATAPCCSNAEGITHNPTTPGITVCCEPTAHSSPISLDLDPAHPQNFHYYFRCLSDSALDSEPSTPIHAPPLVDVNRVYIEVADVEKDALLDENLPLPHFSVPGDGTAAQTCSRGAEPLEELRLRLEFSTVQEEDEEVAQKELEEMESLAEGAKRGGGKENEKPSDERGIDLASLNHMCNENSNNNNHLRTQHNLTESAHLKLNAKARPGPGPGSPFISKPTQSALLEANRQGLAPLPLHSVPSISIQTPPCANSVTAKCGKLASDVCLDANAMPFGNTDKPESKSLDQDNGTSLLENKVEGDVMQRETDAKGSENERDVKSLESACTSQQQETLKQLQRSGLVRRRTERLEKLSGLFQERARANEQRGACSSKSEDATNNSIDTDPYQRCFGTRTDFSTEAAVPLTNETLLATLGSGGLTPVSSPHGSTLTRSSSSDSIRSVRGKPGLVRQRAQEIEARMRLAGLTVPSRLKRSNSLAKLGSLTFSSEDLCSACSSDAGTLLMLSLSPEPERSVSPDWVRPWPSSPPSTSTNMDLLNQGDAGPGESRS, encoded by the exons ATGCATCTGGTCGTAGACTCCTGTCAGGACGTTGTGCTGAAGATGATGCCGTACTTCGTGGATAATGCGTTTGTCACGCAGAGCCAGATCTACCATAT TCTAAGCGAGAGTTTCTTCATGGTGAAGGGGGCTGCTCTGTTTCTTCAGCAGGGAAGTTGTCCACAGGGTCAGAGAGGTCACCCGCATCACAAACATGCAG GTGACTTACCTCAGCATTTGCAGGTGATGATCAACATTCTTCGCTCTGAGGATCGGATCAAACTG GCGGTGCGTTTGGAGAGCGCGTGGTCGGATCGTGTGCGATATATGGTGGTGGTCTACACCAGCGGTCGACAGGACACAGAAGAACACATACTGCTGGGCATGGACTTCAGCAACAAAGACAG TAAGAACTGTTCCATTGGGATGGTGCTGCCCCTGTGGAGTGATACCAAGATTCATTTAGATGGAGATGG CGGCTTCAGTGTGACTACGGCGGGGCGCACGCACATCTTCAAGCCCGTGTCAGTCCAGGCCATGTG GTCGGCACTACAGATCCTACACAAGGCGTGTGAGGTATCACGCAGGTTTAACTACTTTCCCGGTGGCATGACCCTCACGTGGATGGGCTACTATGAGAGCTGTATCGGCTCCGACCAGAGCTGCGTCAACGAGTGGAACGCCATGCAAGACCTGGAAACATTACGACCGGATTCTCCCGCAGTCTTCGTAGACAA GCCGACGGAGAGAGAAAGAACCGAATGCTTAATCAAAACCAAACTCAGGAGCATCATGATGTGCCAGGACCTGGAAAACATCACGTCCAAAGAG ATTCGTAATGAGCTGGAGCAGCTGATGAACCGTAATCTGAAGGAGTATAAAGAGTTCATAGACAACGAGATGCTGCTTATCCTTGGCCAGATGGACAAAGCCACTCTCATCTTTGACCATCTTTATCTG GGCTCTGAATGGAATGCTTCCAATCTAGAGGAACTACAGGAAACTGG GGTGGGCTATATCCTAAATGTTACGAGGGAAATAGATAACTTCTTTCCGGGTACATTCTGCTACCATAACGTCCGAGTGTACGACGACGAGGCCACAGATTTGCTGGCACACTGGAATGATACCTACAACTTCATTATCAAAGCAAA GAAGAATCAGTCCAAATGTTTGGTTCACTGTAAGATGGGTGTAAGCCGCTCGGCCTCCACAGTTATAGCCTATGCTATGAAAGAATACGGCTGGTCTTTGGAGAAGGCTTATAACTTTGTCAAACAGAAGCGCAGTATCACTCGCCCCAACGCCAGCTTCATGAGACAGATGGCGGAGTATGAGGGCATACTGGATGCCAG TAAACAGCGGCATAACCGTCTCTGGCATCCTGATTCAGAATGTGATCACCCCGACTGCCAGCAGGCCACTGCCCCATGCTGTTCAAACGCTGAGGGCATCACCCACAACCCCACAACTCCTGGAATAACAGTTTGCTGTGAGCCCACGGCCCACTCGTCTCCGATTAGCCTGGATCTGGACCCCGCCCACCCACAAAACTTCCACTACTACTTCCGCTGTCTGTCCGACTCCGCCCTCGACAGCGAACCATCAACTCCAATCCATGCACCACCTTTGGTAGATGTGAATCGTGTGTACATCGAGGTTGCAGATGTGGAGAAAGATGCGCTTCTTGATGAAAATCTTCCTTTACCCCACTTTTCCGTTCCTGGGGACGGTACGGCCGCTCAGACGTGTTCCCGAGGGGCGGAGCCTCTGGAGGAACTGCGTTTGCGGTTGGAGTTCAGCACGGTGCAGGAGGAGGATGAGGAGGTAGCTCAGAAGGAGCTAGAGGAGATGGAGTCGTTAGCAGAAGGAGCAAAGAGAGGAGGAGGAAAAGAAAACGAAAAGCCGTCGGATGAAAGAGGGATCGATCTGGCGAGCCTGAACCATATGTGCAATGAGAATTCCAACAACAACAATCACCTCAGaacacaacacaatctcact GAAAGTGCCCATCTGAAGCTGAATGCTAAGGCTAGGCCTGGTCCTGGTCCTGGCTCGCCGTTCATTTCCAAGCCCACCCAGAGTGCTCTGTTAGAGGCTAACAGACAAGGCCTTGCCCCTTTACCCCTCCACAGCGTGCCCAGTATCTCCATTCAAACACCACCCTGTGCCAACTCTGTGACAGCCAAGTGTGGCAAGCTTGCCTCTGATGTGTGCCTTGATGCCAATGCAATGCCCTTTGGAAATACTGACAAACCAGAAAGCAAATCCCTTGACCAGGATAATGGGACATCGCTGCTGGAGAACAAGGTGGAAGGAGATGTAATGCAAAGAGAGACTGATGCAAAGGGTTCCGAGAATGAGAGAGATGTCAAAAGTTTGGAGTCTGCCTGCACATCACAACAACAAGAAACTCTGAAGCAGTTGCAAAGGTCCGGACTGGTTCGCCGTCGCACAGAGCGCTTGGAAAAACTCTCCGGGCTTTTCCAGGAGCGTGCACGTGCCAATGAGCAACGAGGTGCTTGTTCTAGCAAATCTGAGGATGCAACCAACAATTCGATTGATACGGACCCATACCAGAGGTGTTTCGGAACACGGACAGATTTCTCTACTGAAGCGGCAGTGCCATTGACGAACGAGACCTTGCTGGCCACTTTAGGTTCGGGCGGACTGACGCCCGTCTCGTCCCCGCACGGTTCCACGCTCACCCGCAGCTCCAGTAGCGACAGCATCCGCAGCGTCCGGGGGAAACCAGGACTCGTGCGTCAACGTGCGCAGGAAATCGAGGCTCGAATGCGTCTAGCGGGACTTACCGTACCGTCACGACTTAAGCGTTCCAACTCTCTCGCCAAACTGGGCAGCCTCACGTTCTCCTCGGAGGACTTATGTTCGGCGTGCTCCTCCGACGCAGGAACGCTACTAATGCTCTCGCTGTCTCCAGAGCCTGAACGCTCAGTCAGCCCAGACTGGGTCAGACCTTGGCCATCTTCCCCTCCCTCGACGTCCACCAATATGGACCTTTTAAACCAAGGAGATGCGGGACCTGGGGAGTCTAGGAGCTGA